The following proteins are encoded in a genomic region of Bernardetia sp. MNP-M8:
- a CDS encoding T9SS type A sorting domain-containing protein, producing MNTKNTYSKLRIVLCLLALGIFTTTGLWLFQKLNADTEQVMTYQFDENTNPEFLKGKEKLAYYQYLSEKYAGWTKKDLKKIDKRYRPDLAGLQDRARTADPSTGEVAVDARIKANEQTDIRVADAINQRRIDNVNWVERGPNNVGGRTRAIMYDPNDVTGKKVWAGGVGGGLWYTNDITVTNPTWVAVNNFWENIAISTIAYDPSNTQIFYVGTGEGWLNGGAQFGAGIWKTTDGGTTWNRLASSTLAVNAEFAYIQKIVVTPTGTVLLTCRNGGNGGVYSSVNGGTDWVEVLNAEGGADLEVAANGDVYASINFLTQFAGFSTGQIHKSITDGATWTNVTPASIPANSGRIELASAPTNSQIVYAVASDGSNIAFFKKTINGGTTWTDVTVPKYLEQGTCAPGTQDFTRGQAWYDLILKVNPTNADHVVVGGIDVHRSTDGGATWTGISYWTGGCGEYVHADIHEFAYKPGSADEMLVGSDGGISRTANVTAPTPNFADKNSGYNVTQFYAVAMDPANLSANFLAGAQDNGTQRFTILGTNPTTEATGGDGAFCFIDQDNSNIQISSYVYNNYRISTNGGNTFTPVATSNDGSFINPTDYDDATNLLYSYRAANGGLYRWAIPAGTKTSITVSNATGNTTHLKASPYSPAGTTTLYVGTSTGRVVRVENAHTGTSFTGTNIAAAAMQGAVSVSSIEFGASENEIIVTYSNYGNTVQNVWYTTDGGTTWTSKDNGHGLPNMPVRWAMFNPNDTRQVLIATETGVWSTEDITAAPAADFWEPTSTGLANTRCDMLQIRSSDNLVAVATHGRGLFTTNAFSPAAALFGIDKKITYAGTNVLFTDYSAKATSWSWDFGAGATPATATTVGPHNVTYSTGGVKTITLTINGGGSAELTMSKTVTVIPNRNVPYTLADGGNFEVNTSDFAPENVSGSTPWERGNSAIAGKNGVVSGANAWVTGLAVTTYGSNSNANLYAPNFDFSAAGNYTLSFQAKHSFESGWDGMIVEYSTDKGASWSKLGPSVTGTNWYNSVTAGNGTGFGVGGTPFMSGTLTNYTTKSLDVSSLSGNTNVAFRVVFKSDTNTEQAGAAIDDFEISFVPNTPPVAVNLSVSANTGSEAAATAITVTATAASAVNGNQTVNLGVSGTGITTGDYTLSSPIITILNGQTTGTATFTIVDDALFEGTETATLTISSPSSGLTLGGTTTQNITITDNEAAPTISLGAIAPTTYCAGSTISVPFTTTGVYAAGNTFTAQLSDATGDFTTPTATQAGTTPISLVIPNTATGTGYKVRVVASDPNTTSNSSVDITINVLPTNITTVANPATIASGGNSDIEVPLSQATVSYQLQDAGNNNIGTPVVGTGGTITLNTGNLTTTTVFKVVATNTTTSCSRTLNNVTVTIPGTGGGSAPVTVGVPTRFVATGVSTSQIDLSWTAVGGATGYLLYEGNTLLATINSGATDSYEHTGLEADTYHAYRLFALNGSVRSSRAAQTNDATFPNAPTVVSTTPSCGTGSAGVVLSGSGAIFNVYTTETGGTAVDQTDNNNYSTLTISENTTYYISMIGVYGKESQTRTQVDVVVNTPFEATISEGTSVRSCGASATLTANEVAGATYVWLKNGVELTDSNSSSYTVTGSGSYQVRIMRETCTTTSSRSRVILNYAPIAEITNGTLARFCDNGTLRATESANVAYSWTLDNVVVGTEREVSVSQSGQYILTVTEDGCTASDSIEVEVTSLAPISFTASDSVFCLGEQVTLTADSVSGVTYNWSRNGVVFRSNVGNSITASSSGSYSVTISQNGCTSASSASVSIERLNISTTYLRNTETTLFLEPADESTEISSVVWFFNGEESASLSGETITPTESGTYSALVTYSTGCTFQTRTASFNIPEVVTGEEEEFIKALRIYPNPSNGTFLIELGEVKDAVTITVVDALGRVVKTDIIPANTSSYNLNLARFTSGAYTVQLKTDKGIIVKKLMKE from the coding sequence ATGAATACGAAAAATACATACTCAAAGTTACGGATTGTTTTGTGTTTGCTTGCTCTTGGTATATTTACTACCACAGGACTTTGGCTATTTCAAAAGCTAAATGCAGATACTGAGCAAGTCATGACTTATCAGTTCGATGAGAACACAAATCCTGAATTCTTAAAGGGAAAAGAAAAACTGGCTTACTATCAATACTTATCTGAAAAATATGCTGGATGGACAAAGAAGGATCTTAAAAAAATAGATAAAAGGTATCGTCCTGATTTAGCTGGACTTCAAGATCGTGCACGTACTGCTGATCCAAGTACAGGAGAGGTTGCTGTGGATGCTCGTATAAAAGCGAATGAACAGACAGATATTAGAGTTGCTGATGCTATCAATCAACGACGTATCGACAATGTCAATTGGGTAGAGCGTGGACCTAATAATGTTGGTGGACGTACTCGTGCAATTATGTATGATCCAAATGATGTTACAGGCAAAAAAGTATGGGCTGGTGGCGTTGGTGGTGGTCTTTGGTACACTAACGATATCACTGTAACAAATCCTACGTGGGTTGCTGTAAATAATTTTTGGGAAAATATTGCAATCTCTACTATTGCTTATGATCCTTCTAATACACAAATTTTCTATGTAGGAACTGGTGAAGGCTGGCTTAATGGTGGTGCACAATTTGGAGCAGGTATCTGGAAAACTACTGATGGAGGTACTACTTGGAATCGTTTAGCATCTTCTACATTAGCTGTAAATGCTGAGTTTGCTTATATACAAAAAATTGTTGTTACACCCACAGGTACAGTTTTATTAACTTGTCGTAATGGAGGAAATGGAGGAGTTTATTCATCTGTTAATGGAGGAACTGATTGGGTTGAAGTTTTGAATGCTGAAGGTGGAGCTGATTTAGAAGTGGCAGCAAATGGAGATGTGTATGCTAGTATTAACTTTCTAACTCAATTTGCAGGATTTAGTACAGGACAAATCCACAAATCTATTACGGATGGAGCAACTTGGACTAATGTTACGCCTGCTTCTATTCCAGCTAATAGTGGTAGAATAGAATTAGCCTCAGCACCTACAAATTCTCAGATAGTTTATGCAGTTGCAAGTGATGGAAGTAATATTGCCTTTTTTAAGAAAACAATAAATGGAGGAACAACTTGGACGGATGTAACTGTACCAAAGTATCTTGAACAAGGAACATGTGCACCAGGAACACAAGATTTTACTCGTGGACAAGCTTGGTATGATTTAATATTAAAAGTGAATCCAACTAATGCAGATCATGTAGTTGTTGGTGGTATTGATGTACACCGTAGTACAGATGGAGGAGCTACTTGGACTGGTATTTCTTATTGGACAGGTGGTTGTGGAGAATATGTTCACGCAGATATACATGAATTCGCTTACAAGCCAGGTAGTGCTGATGAAATGCTTGTAGGTAGTGATGGAGGAATTTCTCGTACTGCAAATGTAACTGCACCAACTCCTAATTTTGCTGATAAAAATTCAGGATATAATGTTACTCAGTTTTATGCTGTAGCTATGGATCCTGCGAATCTTTCAGCTAATTTCTTAGCTGGAGCTCAAGATAATGGAACTCAACGTTTCACTATTTTAGGTACAAATCCTACTACTGAAGCAACAGGTGGTGATGGAGCATTTTGTTTTATTGACCAAGACAATTCTAACATTCAAATTAGTTCTTATGTATATAATAACTATCGTATCTCTACTAATGGTGGAAATACTTTTACACCAGTAGCAACTTCAAATGATGGTTCTTTTATCAATCCAACTGACTATGATGATGCTACAAATTTATTGTATTCTTATAGAGCTGCTAATGGAGGCTTATATAGATGGGCAATTCCTGCTGGAACAAAGACAAGTATAACAGTTTCTAATGCTACAGGCAATACTACACATTTAAAAGCATCTCCTTACTCTCCTGCTGGTACCACAACTCTTTATGTTGGTACAAGCACAGGTAGAGTCGTGAGAGTAGAAAATGCTCATACAGGAACTTCATTTACAGGTACTAACATAGCAGCAGCTGCTATGCAAGGCGCAGTTTCAGTTTCTTCTATTGAATTCGGTGCTAGTGAAAATGAGATTATAGTTACTTATTCTAACTATGGTAATACAGTACAAAATGTATGGTATACAACTGATGGTGGAACTACTTGGACAAGCAAAGATAATGGACACGGATTACCTAATATGCCAGTACGTTGGGCTATGTTTAATCCTAATGATACTAGACAAGTATTAATTGCTACTGAAACAGGTGTTTGGAGTACTGAAGATATTACTGCTGCTCCTGCTGCGGATTTTTGGGAGCCTACTAGCACAGGACTTGCAAATACTCGTTGTGATATGCTTCAAATTCGTAGCTCAGATAATTTAGTCGCAGTAGCTACTCATGGTAGAGGTTTATTTACAACAAATGCATTCTCTCCAGCTGCTGCTCTCTTTGGCATAGATAAAAAAATTACTTATGCAGGTACAAATGTTCTTTTTACAGATTATTCTGCTAAAGCAACAAGTTGGAGTTGGGATTTTGGAGCTGGAGCAACTCCAGCTACAGCAACTACAGTAGGACCTCATAATGTAACTTATAGTACAGGAGGAGTAAAAACAATTACCCTTACTATAAATGGAGGAGGAAGTGCTGAATTAACAATGTCTAAAACTGTTACTGTAATTCCAAATCGTAATGTACCTTATACATTAGCTGATGGAGGAAATTTTGAAGTAAATACGAGTGACTTTGCTCCAGAAAATGTCAGTGGCTCTACACCATGGGAACGTGGTAACTCTGCTATTGCAGGTAAAAATGGAGTTGTAAGTGGTGCAAATGCTTGGGTGACTGGGTTGGCTGTTACTACATATGGAAGTAATTCTAATGCAAATCTTTATGCTCCTAACTTTGATTTTTCAGCAGCAGGTAATTATACGCTATCTTTTCAGGCTAAACACTCATTTGAAAGTGGTTGGGATGGAATGATAGTAGAATACTCTACAGATAAAGGAGCATCTTGGTCTAAATTAGGACCAAGTGTTACAGGTACAAACTGGTACAACTCAGTTACGGCAGGTAATGGAACAGGTTTTGGAGTAGGTGGTACTCCATTCATGTCGGGAACACTTACTAATTATACTACAAAATCACTTGATGTATCTAGCTTAAGTGGAAACACAAATGTAGCATTTAGAGTAGTATTTAAATCAGACACAAATACAGAACAAGCAGGTGCAGCAATAGATGATTTTGAAATTTCATTTGTTCCTAATACACCTCCTGTGGCTGTGAATCTTTCAGTAAGTGCAAATACAGGCTCAGAAGCTGCTGCAACAGCTATTACAGTAACAGCAACTGCTGCCTCTGCTGTAAATGGAAATCAAACAGTAAATTTAGGTGTTAGTGGAACAGGAATTACAACAGGAGATTATACTCTTAGTAGTCCTATTATCACTATTTTAAATGGTCAGACTACAGGTACAGCAACATTTACTATAGTAGATGATGCACTTTTTGAAGGAACAGAGACAGCAACTCTTACTATTTCATCTCCTTCATCTGGACTTACATTAGGTGGTACAACTACTCAGAATATTACTATTACAGATAATGAGGCTGCTCCTACAATTTCATTGGGTGCAATTGCTCCAACAACATATTGTGCAGGTTCTACTATTAGTGTTCCATTCACAACAACAGGAGTATATGCTGCTGGAAATACGTTTACAGCTCAGCTTTCTGATGCGACAGGAGATTTTACTACACCAACAGCTACTCAAGCAGGTACAACTCCAATATCTTTGGTAATTCCGAATACAGCAACAGGAACAGGTTATAAAGTAAGAGTCGTTGCTTCTGACCCTAACACAACAAGTAATTCATCTGTTGATATTACAATCAATGTACTGCCTACTAACATAACAACAGTAGCAAACCCTGCTACTATTGCTAGTGGAGGAAATAGTGATATTGAGGTACCATTATCTCAGGCAACTGTAAGTTATCAATTACAAGATGCAGGAAATAATAATATAGGAACTCCAGTTGTAGGAACAGGTGGAACGATTACATTAAATACAGGAAACCTTACTACAACTACTGTCTTTAAAGTAGTAGCAACAAATACTACAACAAGTTGTTCTCGTACATTAAATAATGTAACAGTTACAATACCAGGCACTGGAGGAGGATCAGCTCCTGTAACTGTAGGTGTTCCTACTCGTTTTGTAGCTACTGGAGTTTCTACTTCACAAATTGATTTGAGTTGGACTGCTGTTGGTGGTGCAACAGGTTATCTTCTTTATGAAGGAAACACACTTCTTGCTACTATTAATTCAGGTGCTACTGATAGCTACGAACATACAGGTTTAGAAGCAGATACCTATCACGCTTATAGATTGTTTGCTCTCAATGGTTCTGTTCGTTCTTCACGAGCAGCTCAAACAAATGATGCTACTTTTCCTAATGCTCCTACTGTTGTTTCTACCACACCAAGTTGTGGAACAGGTTCAGCAGGTGTTGTTCTTAGTGGAAGTGGAGCAATATTTAATGTTTATACAACAGAAACAGGTGGAACAGCAGTTGATCAGACTGATAATAACAACTATTCAACGCTTACTATTTCTGAAAACACAACTTATTATATTAGTATGATTGGTGTTTATGGAAAAGAAAGTCAGACTCGTACCCAAGTAGATGTTGTAGTAAATACACCATTTGAAGCAACTATTTCAGAAGGTACTTCTGTTCGTAGTTGTGGTGCAAGTGCTACCTTGACTGCTAATGAAGTAGCAGGAGCAACTTATGTATGGCTAAAGAATGGAGTTGAACTTACTGATAGTAATTCAAGTTCTTATACAGTTACTGGTAGTGGAAGTTACCAAGTACGTATTATGAGAGAAACGTGTACAACTACTTCAAGTAGAAGTCGTGTTATTCTTAATTATGCTCCTATTGCTGAAATTACTAATGGTACTTTAGCTCGTTTCTGTGATAATGGAACGCTTAGAGCAACTGAATCTGCTAATGTTGCTTATTCTTGGACTCTTGATAATGTAGTTGTTGGCACAGAAAGAGAAGTTTCAGTTTCTCAATCAGGACAATATATACTTACAGTTACTGAAGATGGTTGTACTGCTAGTGATAGCATTGAAGTTGAAGTTACTTCTTTAGCTCCTATATCATTTACTGCTTCTGATTCTGTATTCTGTTTAGGTGAACAAGTAACTCTTACAGCTGATTCAGTTAGTGGTGTTACTTACAACTGGAGCAGAAATGGAGTTGTATTCCGTAGTAATGTAGGTAATTCTATTACAGCTAGTTCAAGTGGATCATATAGTGTTACTATTTCTCAAAACGGTTGTACAAGTGCTTCTTCTGCCTCAGTAAGCATTGAGCGTTTAAACATCAGCACAACTTATCTTCGTAATACAGAAACTACTCTTTTCTTAGAGCCAGCAGACGAATCTACTGAAATTAGTAGTGTAGTTTGGTTCTTCAATGGAGAAGAAAGTGCTAGTTTGAGTGGTGAGACAATTACACCAACAGAAAGTGGAACTTATTCTGCTCTTGTTACATATTCAACAGGTTGTACTTTCCAGACTCGTACTGCATCTTTCAATATTCCAGAGGTGGTTACAGGTGAAGAAGAAGAGTTTATCAAAGCTCTACGTATTTATCCAAACCCTAGTAATGGAACTTTCTTAATTGAATTAGGAGAAGTTAAAGATGC